A genomic segment from Luteolibacter ambystomatis encodes:
- a CDS encoding AAA family ATPase, with product MLRTLHLRGYRSLLDFRLELGRVTVVTGGNGVGKSNLYRALAMLQRMAEGNFAAAIAAEGGMPSVAWAGPRKKDKPIRVEWEVEHDFFHYSMACGLIPAAPGTTAFHTDPDIKVESLRLQRHGKGQEVARRKGPMVELRAGEGGFERSPLPLHAPESMLAEVRDGIRYPGLAAAREIFLTWRFYHQFRTDADSPLRRPLIGSWSPVLSHDGANLAATLQTILESKCDEPLEAAIAEAFPGLHWTPGEGSGRFQLRIQKPGLKRWMDASELSDGTLRFFCVCAALLTPKPPPLIVLNEPENSLHAGLMPALAGLIAAVPPQTQLIVVTHSEALAREIGERADSRKIDLINQEGETRLAEHAGPRRVWTFSGGDDD from the coding sequence ATGCTCCGCACCCTCCATCTCCGCGGCTACCGTTCGTTGCTCGATTTCCGATTGGAGCTGGGGCGGGTCACGGTGGTGACCGGCGGCAATGGCGTGGGGAAATCCAATCTCTACCGCGCGCTGGCGATGCTGCAGCGGATGGCGGAAGGGAACTTCGCGGCGGCCATCGCCGCCGAGGGCGGCATGCCGAGCGTGGCATGGGCGGGACCGCGCAAGAAGGACAAGCCGATCCGCGTGGAGTGGGAGGTGGAGCACGATTTCTTCCACTACTCCATGGCGTGCGGATTGATTCCGGCAGCACCAGGAACCACGGCTTTTCATACCGATCCTGATATCAAGGTCGAGAGCCTCCGGCTCCAGCGGCACGGCAAGGGCCAGGAGGTCGCCCGGCGAAAAGGTCCCATGGTCGAACTCCGCGCGGGTGAAGGCGGCTTCGAACGATCGCCACTGCCCCTGCATGCCCCGGAATCCATGCTCGCGGAGGTGCGCGATGGCATCCGCTATCCCGGGCTGGCCGCCGCCCGGGAGATCTTCCTGACATGGCGCTTCTACCACCAGTTCCGCACCGATGCCGACTCACCACTGCGGCGTCCGCTGATCGGATCGTGGTCGCCGGTCTTGTCCCACGATGGCGCGAATCTCGCCGCCACCTTGCAAACCATTCTCGAATCCAAATGCGACGAGCCGCTTGAGGCCGCCATCGCCGAGGCTTTTCCCGGCCTGCATTGGACCCCGGGAGAGGGTTCCGGCCGCTTCCAGCTCCGCATCCAAAAGCCCGGGCTGAAACGCTGGATGGATGCCAGCGAGTTGTCCGATGGCACGCTTCGTTTCTTCTGCGTCTGCGCGGCCCTCCTGACTCCGAAACCGCCACCCTTGATCGTGCTCAACGAACCGGAGAACAGCCTCCACGCGGGACTGATGCCCGCGCTGGCTGGATTGATCGCCGCCGTGCCCCCTCAAACCCAGTTGATCGTGGTCACCCACTCCGAGGCCCTCGCCCGCGAGATCGGGGAGCGCGCGGATTCCCGGAAAATCGACCTCATCAACCAAGAGGGAGAAACCCGTCTCGCCGAACATGCCGGCCCCCGCCGGGTATGGACTTTCAGTGGCGGAGACGACGACTGA
- a CDS encoding addiction module protein, whose amino-acid sequence MEDHDAMTVLDQIKGLSAADALVAMEALWDRLSEKGAEPESPDWHHEELARREAMVAEGKVEFFDWDEAKLRIRDRVK is encoded by the coding sequence ATGGAGGATCATGACGCCATGACGGTGCTCGATCAGATCAAGGGCCTTTCCGCCGCCGATGCATTGGTGGCCATGGAAGCCTTGTGGGATCGGCTTAGTGAAAAAGGAGCTGAGCCGGAATCGCCGGATTGGCATCATGAGGAACTCGCCAGACGGGAAGCCATGGTCGCCGAGGGGAAGGTGGAGTTCTTCGATTGGGATGAGGCGAAGCTGCGCATCCGGGATCGGGTGAAATGA
- a CDS encoding type II toxin-antitoxin system RelE/ParE family toxin produces the protein MKIRILGTAEEDLEAGYHFYESQAPGIGDYFLDSLFADIDSLHLYAGIHKIIGNKHRMLAKRFPFAIFYRVRNEGVDVWAVLDLRRRPSWIRKQLER, from the coding sequence ATGAAGATCCGCATCCTTGGAACTGCTGAAGAGGATTTGGAGGCGGGCTATCACTTCTACGAAAGCCAGGCACCGGGCATCGGAGACTACTTTCTCGACTCCCTTTTCGCAGACATCGATTCGCTCCATCTGTATGCGGGAATCCACAAGATCATCGGGAACAAACACCGGATGCTCGCAAAGAGGTTTCCGTTTGCGATTTTCTATCGTGTGCGAAACGAAGGCGTGGACGTATGGGCGGTTTTGGATTTGCGCCGTCGGCCTTCGTGGATACGGAAGCAGCTGGAACGTTAG